tatacAAGACACATTTAACAGTTGACTTGAATCTTCAATCATCTCTATCACCGCCAGGCCCCTTCATCTACTCAGACATCCTGGACTACAAGAACCTGCGGGAAATTGTGGTGAACAACCGCATCACTTGGCTGGTTCACTACAGCGCCCTCCTCAGTGCTGTCGGAGAGGCTAACGTGGCCCTGGCGCGCTCTGTTAACATCACAGGTAAGCACACTAGTGACTAGCTAACTTCGTCTCATGGGATCTAAGTATCGTGACAGCAACAATAATGTTCCCTTAAACGTAGGTGAGGTGCAGTGTTCTCATGGTGTGgttctttgtctgtttactTAGGGCTCCACAACATCTTGGACATTGCGGCGGAGCACGGCTTGCGCCTGTTTGTCCCTAGCACCATCGGTGCCTTCGGCCCCACTTCTCCCCGCAACCCCACGCCAGATCTCTGTGTGCAGAGACCTCGCACCATCTATGGTGTCTCCAAAGTCCATGCTGAGCTGATGGGAGAGGTTAGATCTCcgatttctttccctcttttgcTACTCCAAAACAAGACCCCATATAAACCATGCACTCCTACTGGCAACTTAACATGGCATTATTCTTCTCTTCTTGTATTTaagttgttgcatttttttaaatgtaatctgtTCATGATCAATAACTGattcctttctcttcctcgACAGTACTACCACCACCGCTACGGCCTGGACTTCCGCTGTCTCCGCTACCCAGGAATCATCTCTGCTGACTCCATGCCTGGAGGTGGCACAACAGGTGAGGGAGATGATATTCAGACCATATACAAGGTTTCAACTTTAATGGATGTCTATTCCTGTACCGCTCCTGTCATGTCACAAGTTTGTTATGTAACCGAATTATTCCAGAGAGTCGTCGAGACTTGTTGTATTTTTAGGCCATCAGATAACTCGATGCGATGATCTCCATATTTTCACTTGTCTGAACAGCTACCACAccctgctttttattttctgtagttGATCAGAAGGTTTTATGTCAAAGTTGGTTTAatcacaatgtttttatttctgagcAGACTATGCCGTCCAGATCTTCCACGATGCAATCAAATCCGGCAAGTTCGAGTGCAACTTGAAACCCGACACACGGCTGCCCATGATGTACATCGACGACTGCCTGCGTGCCACCCTGGAGGTGATGGAGGCGCCAGCTGACACGCTGAGCATGAGGACCTACAACATCAACGCCATGAGCTTCACCCCCGAGGAACTGGCCCAGGAGCTCCAGAAGCAGATGCCTGAGCTGGAGGTCACGTATGACGTTGACCACGTACGACAGGCCATTGGTGAGTCTCCCTTTGGTTTGTTTAAAGGAAGTCTGTGAAGCTGAACACCGACGGCTGTGGCCACAACTGTTAAATACAGGACAAATGCAGATTGGATTTACCTTCATTTCCTCAGATTCTATTGAGCCTGGCACAGAAACAGTAGAGAAAAGTCAAAGTCAacaaactgactcagtaatgtcagtaaCACAGCAGTATCTATTTACAGCTGAccaacattagccaccataagctactggtcataccagaccaagtaaggctgtaacAGCAAAAAAGACCCTGAGTGTATTAAGTTGAGCAAGGGTGCCTTTTATTTCTCATgaattttacttttcatttgcaaGAAGAagattgggggggggttgtctttCAAAAGCTGCGTAGTATCACTTGAAGGTAAAGAAGCTATTGACAAATGCAGCTCTGTAGTCAGGTTACTCAGATAGAAACCAGCAAGTTTTTCTTTAGAAATAAAATTCTATGTCTCGCTTATGTGTTTCTTTCCAGCTGACAGTTGGCCAATGAACTTCGATGACTCCAACGCACGGAAGGACTGGGGCTGGAAGCACGATTACGATCTACCAGAGCTCGTCCAGACAATGCTCAACTTCTTTGGAGCAGAAAGGCGCATGGCTCACGCCAACTGAGAGGGCGCGCACCATTGGTCCGAGTATTCTTTGTACATAATGTAAAATACTGACCAAAGAGAATAGAGAAACGTGGCCTGTACATAGTCGTTCTCTCATTTCTCTGTAAAATCAGAAGGGCTCTGCTTGCCTGGCACAAAGCCACCGTGTCTCCAGAATGTAAAGGTCAGTGAGGGCTAGACAATCCTTCCCCCGCTCTCGTCTATCTACCCCTGCtttgctctccttccctttctATTTTCTCCTTGGAGATTCGGTGAGGAGCAGTCTGTCAGTGGCAGGTTGTCAGCGCTATCAGGGATAACAAACGTGGCCTGTGTTTGGATGAAAAAGGAGATGACTTGCATGTTGATGAATTGCGCAAAATGCTGCAATGTTTTCTGGGCAAAAATCAATTTAAACAAACGGAGAATGTTGCATTGTGTATTTGTAAGTGTTTCCACCAGTTTTTCTTTGGAAATCCAAATCGGtcagggtttttgttttctgcaaaatTTCCAAGGATTGTTAAAATTCAGGTTTTCAGGGCCTAAAGCTCAGTAAAATCAGTAACTTTGGATTGAGGGGCGTACAAATGCACAAGTTGTGTGCTTTGATGTGGATTTGTAAATTACAATTACTTACAAGTAAATGAGCCTAATCACCTGCTGGGGCGATTT
The DNA window shown above is from Enoplosus armatus isolate fEnoArm2 chromosome 19, fEnoArm2.hap1, whole genome shotgun sequence and carries:
- the tdh gene encoding L-threonine dehydrogenase encodes the protein MPVIRTLSKVAKQALLSTPGCGCQPLTVAVRNISFSPRQVTSDASFHSVSFSETDHPKVLITGGLGQLGVGLAKLLRKRFGKNNVILSDIRKPPSNVFHSGPFIYSDILDYKNLREIVVNNRITWLVHYSALLSAVGEANVALARSVNITGLHNILDIAAEHGLRLFVPSTIGAFGPTSPRNPTPDLCVQRPRTIYGVSKVHAELMGEYYHHRYGLDFRCLRYPGIISADSMPGGGTTDYAVQIFHDAIKSGKFECNLKPDTRLPMMYIDDCLRATLEVMEAPADTLSMRTYNINAMSFTPEELAQELQKQMPELEVTYDVDHVRQAIADSWPMNFDDSNARKDWGWKHDYDLPELVQTMLNFFGAERRMAHAN